The Terriglobia bacterium genome includes the window GACCGCCCGTGAGGGCGGGGTTGAGTGAGACAAATAATTGAGGTCCGAAGGACCGGCACAGACGGCTTGTGCCGCACCTTTGGTGCTCATTTCGGTTCGTCTGATAAACCTCGGCCTTCTATGGGACTATTGTTTGCCGCCTTTTCGAGGCTCCTTTTCTCCGCGGCTCTCCGGAAACTTCCCCATGGAGGGCCGGAAATTCACCTGGTGTTCACCATACGTTCGCAATATGTTCACCTGTCGGCGCGGATAACAAGTTTCTTTTTTCAATGAACGACGCAGCCGTCGCAAGAGCTCTGCGGTGAACTTTAGTTTTGGTTGCGGCTCGGCCGCGCCAAGCATTTCATGATTCCTGCCTGCATTTAACGATCCTTTCGGGCCTTGTTCTCGCGTCGGTGCCGGACTTCGCGCCCTTCGACCATATAGATGACCTCTTCGGCAATGTTCGTCGCATGATCCCCCACGCGCTCGAGGTTGCGCGCGATCAGGATTAAAGCCAGGGCCCGCTCAATCGTTCCAGGGTCCGCCATCATGTAAGTCAACAGCACCCGGAAGATCTGATTCCGAAATGCGTCCACCTCTTTTTCGTCGTTCAAGACCTTGTCAGCCAGATTGCAGTCTCTGGCTACGAGGGCTTCAATGCTGTTGCGCACCATGAGTTCGGTAATCTCGCCCATGCGCGGCAGGTCGACCAGCGGCTTCAGTGGCGGCGCCTTGAGCACATGATGTGCGTTCTGGCAAATGTTGACAGCCTGATCGCCGATGCGCTCCAATTCGGAGGCAATGCGGGATGCCATGAACAGAAACCGGACATCGCTGCCGACGGGCTGCTGCAGAGCGGTCAGCTTGACCGCGCGATCGTCTATTTCCATTTGAAGCTCGTTTACTTCTTCTTCTTTGCGTGAGATTTGCTCAAACAGTGCTTCGTTGCGTTCAATCAGGACTCGCAGTGCCGTCTGAATCATGGATTCTGCTACTCGTCCCATGAGCACGAGTTTTGACAGAAGCTCCTGGATCTGATCATCGAAGTGACGCTGCATTTATCCGAACCTCCCTGAGATATATTGCTCTGTCCTCGGGTCGGCTTGCAGAGTGAAAATGGTCTGGGTCTCCCCGACCTCGACAAGCTCGCCGAGCAACATGAAGGCGGTGTAGTCGGATATGCGAGCCGCCTGTTGCATGTTGTGGGTGACGATCACAATGGTATAGCGTTTCTTGAGCTCGATCAGCAATTCTTCGATCCGCGCGGTCGCAATCGGATCCAGGGCTGAAGTCGGTTCATCCATAAGCAGCACTTCCGGTTCGACCGCGAGCAGGCGCGAAATACAGATCCGCTGCTGTTGCTCCGGCGCCAGCGAAAGGGCGGAAGCATTCAGCCGATCCTTGAGAACACCCCACAATCCCGTCTGACGCAGGGCTCTCTCCACTCTTTCTTCCAGGTCGCCTGCCGACAAGCCGTGAATTTTCGGGCCGTAGGCGACGTTTTCGAAGACCGTCAGCGGAAAGGGATTGGGCCGCTGGAAAACCATCCCCACGCGCTTCCTGAGCTGCCTTAGATCGACTCCGTTTGCATAAACAGACTGACCGTCGAGCAGGGTGTCCCCGGAAATCCGGATTCCGCGAATGCCGTCGTTCATGCGATTGAACACGCGCACCAGAGTTGATTTGCCGCAACCTGAAGGGCCGATGATGGCGGTGATCGCGGCAGGCGGTATCGCCAGGGACACCCCGATCAGAGCCTGGAATTTACCGTACCACAAATCCAGCGCCCTGGTTTCCATTTTCGGTTGCAGGATTGTGCCCGCCTGAATCATGAATCACCCGAATCTGCCTGAGATGTAGTCCGCGGTTTTTCTCTCTCTCGGGGTGGTGAAGAGCGTCTCGGTAGCTGCGACCTCCAGCAGTTCACCAAAAAGAAAGAATGCGGTCCGGTCCGACGCCCGGGCCGCCTGTTTCACGTTGTTGGTCACCAGGATGACCGTCAGGTCCGCCTTCAGTTCCTGCAGCGCTTCCTCGATCTTTCGGGTCGAGATCGGATCCAGCCCCGAGCAGGGTTCGTCGAGGAGGAGCACTTCCGGCCGCAGCGTGAGCGCGCGCGCAAGACACAAGCGCTGCTGCTGCCCTCCGGAGAGGTTCCGGGCCGGCTCCTGGAGGCGGTCTTTTACCTCGTCCCATAGATACGCTGCTCGCAATGCCGCTTCCAGCCGCTCATCCCGCCGGTTTCTTCCTTCGCGATCGAGGTTCAGCCCGAAGGTGAGATTCTGATGGATCGTCATCGGCAATGTGACGGGAACGGAAAAAACCATTCCGATCTTTCGCCGCAGCGCCGCTACCTGCACTTCCCGGTCATAGACCGATTGTTGGTTCAGCAGCACTTTGCCGGAGACCTTGAAATCAAGATCCAGCTCGAGCATGCGATTGAGGCATCGGAGAAACGTGGTTTTGCCCGCGCCCGCCGGGCCGATGATCGACAGGATCTCGCCGCGCCGGGCCTCGAGAGTTATGCTTTTTAGGATCTCCTCTGCGGCGAAGCTCACGCGCAGGTC containing:
- the pstB gene encoding phosphate ABC transporter ATP-binding protein PstB, which translates into the protein MIQAGTILQPKMETRALDLWYGKFQALIGVSLAIPPAAITAIIGPSGCGKSTLVRVFNRMNDGIRGIRISGDTLLDGQSVYANGVDLRQLRKRVGMVFQRPNPFPLTVFENVAYGPKIHGLSAGDLEERVERALRQTGLWGVLKDRLNASALSLAPEQQQRICISRLLAVEPEVLLMDEPTSALDPIATARIEELLIELKKRYTIVIVTHNMQQAARISDYTAFMLLGELVEVGETQTIFTLQADPRTEQYISGRFG
- a CDS encoding phosphate ABC transporter ATP-binding protein; its protein translation is MGVSAPPVLQAENGAPEFAGMQTEDLRVSFAAEEILKSITLEARRGEILSIIGPAGAGKTTFLRCLNRMLELDLDFKVSGKVLLNQQSVYDREVQVAALRRKIGMVFSVPVTLPMTIHQNLTFGLNLDREGRNRRDERLEAALRAAYLWDEVKDRLQEPARNLSGGQQQRLCLARALTLRPEVLLLDEPCSGLDPISTRKIEEALQELKADLTVILVTNNVKQAARASDRTAFFLFGELLEVAATETLFTTPRERKTADYISGRFG
- the phoU gene encoding phosphate signaling complex protein PhoU; its protein translation is MQRHFDDQIQELLSKLVLMGRVAESMIQTALRVLIERNEALFEQISRKEEEVNELQMEIDDRAVKLTALQQPVGSDVRFLFMASRIASELERIGDQAVNICQNAHHVLKAPPLKPLVDLPRMGEITELMVRNSIEALVARDCNLADKVLNDEKEVDAFRNQIFRVLLTYMMADPGTIERALALILIARNLERVGDHATNIAEEVIYMVEGREVRHRRENKARKDR